In the genome of Nitrososphaerota archaeon, one region contains:
- a CDS encoding aldehyde ferredoxin oxidoreductase family protein, which translates to MFKGGWVGKILRIDLNNKKSKIENLNEKIALNFIGGRGFAIKILWNELEKNIDPLSPNNKIVFATGPLTGLPIPSSGKMQIASKSPLTNGYGDGNIGSKAAVQLKKAGYDALILEGKAKEHSIILIENDEVFIEETNLWGKDTWQTQDALEKEYGADSGILLIGPAGENLVKYSIIFSEKGRAGGRPGLGAVMGSKNVKAIIIKGNKEIPIANKNDLIELGKKGYREIVSSSNYNAWIRQGTMGVVQWCQVNSTLPTRNFSEGIFEYSEKLDGNAMEKYFKVGQKGCPFCNMKCGNLCKINSGKFKGEIVEVDYENIGMLGPNLGIKDMDSVLSLNLIADKYGIDTISLGGVLAFVTEAFEKGFLKEEDLGLKIEWGDTEAYLKLIEMIISKEGFGKYMAEGTLALSERIGNNSKSFAMQIKGLEISAYECHTLHGMALAYGTSPIGAHHKDAWFISLEIVEGRDIINKEKVEKLILMQRRRSFFETAVTCRLPWVEVGFNLDWYPKYLEAATGIKFTWDKIYEVCDRIYSLIRAFWIREHGYWNREMDYPPEKWFKQPYTKGPYAGRKLDKETYDKMLSWYYELRGWDERGIPRKSTLRNLGLDYVIPELEKIGIFLEE; encoded by the coding sequence TTGTTTAAAGGAGGATGGGTAGGTAAAATTTTAAGAATTGATTTAAATAATAAAAAATCTAAGATTGAAAATCTTAATGAAAAAATTGCATTAAATTTTATTGGAGGAAGAGGATTTGCAATAAAAATACTTTGGAATGAACTTGAAAAGAATATAGATCCTTTAAGTCCTAACAATAAAATAGTTTTCGCAACCGGACCACTTACTGGACTTCCAATACCAAGTAGTGGGAAAATGCAAATCGCTTCAAAATCTCCTCTTACTAATGGTTATGGAGATGGAAATATAGGCAGTAAAGCTGCAGTACAATTAAAAAAAGCAGGATATGATGCATTAATACTAGAAGGTAAAGCTAAAGAACATAGTATAATTTTAATAGAGAATGATGAAGTTTTTATTGAAGAAACAAATCTTTGGGGTAAAGATACTTGGCAAACACAAGATGCTCTTGAAAAAGAATATGGAGCAGATTCTGGAATATTATTAATTGGTCCTGCAGGTGAAAACCTTGTTAAATATTCTATAATTTTTTCTGAGAAAGGTAGAGCTGGTGGAAGACCTGGATTAGGTGCAGTAATGGGCTCAAAGAATGTTAAAGCAATAATAATAAAAGGAAATAAAGAAATCCCTATTGCTAATAAAAATGATCTTATTGAGCTTGGTAAAAAAGGGTATAGAGAAATAGTATCTTCAAGCAATTATAATGCATGGATTCGTCAAGGGACAATGGGCGTCGTTCAATGGTGTCAAGTAAATAGCACATTACCTACAAGAAATTTTAGTGAAGGAATTTTTGAATATTCAGAAAAATTAGATGGTAATGCTATGGAAAAATATTTCAAAGTAGGTCAAAAAGGTTGTCCTTTTTGTAATATGAAATGTGGAAATCTATGTAAAATAAATTCAGGAAAATTCAAAGGAGAAATAGTAGAAGTTGATTATGAAAATATTGGTATGCTTGGTCCAAATTTAGGAATTAAAGATATGGATTCGGTTCTTTCTCTAAACTTAATTGCTGATAAATATGGAATAGATACCATTAGCTTAGGTGGGGTTCTTGCATTTGTAACTGAAGCTTTTGAAAAAGGATTTTTAAAAGAAGAAGATTTAGGATTAAAAATAGAATGGGGAGATACAGAAGCATACTTAAAACTTATTGAAATGATTATTTCAAAAGAAGGATTTGGAAAATACATGGCAGAAGGAACATTAGCTTTATCTGAAAGAATAGGTAATAACTCTAAAAGTTTTGCAATGCAAATTAAAGGGCTTGAAATTTCTGCATATGAGTGCCATACATTACATGGAATGGCTTTAGCATATGGGACTTCCCCAATAGGGGCTCATCATAAAGATGCATGGTTTATTTCATTAGAAATAGTTGAAGGAAGGGATATAATAAATAAAGAGAAAGTTGAGAAGCTTATATTAATGCAAAGAAGAAGAAGCTTTTTTGAAACAGCGGTTACTTGTAGGCTTCCATGGGTTGAAGTAGGTTTTAATTTAGATTGGTATCCAAAATATTTAGAAGCAGCTACTGGAATAAAATTCACATGGGATAAAATATATGAAGTTTGTGATAGGATATATTCTTTAATAAGAGCTTTTTGGATAAGAGAACATGGTTATTGGAATAGAGAAATGGACTATCCTCCTGAGAAATGGTTTAAGCAGCCCTATACTAAAGGTCCTTATGCTGGAAGGAAACTTGATAAAGAAACTTATGATAAGATGCTTTCATGGTATTATGAATTAAGAGGATGGGATGAAAGAGGAATACCTAGAAAATCTACGTTAAGAAATCTAGGTTTGGACTATGTTATACCAGAATTAGAAAAGATAGGAATATTTTTAGAAGAATGA
- a CDS encoding archease, producing the protein MDRGYKYLEHMSDLYIEAYGNNLEKAFEEAAKATFNAITDLNNVSPIIKKEIIVDGFDEYSLLYNWIEKLLQIFEIENFIPCIFNIKRIFKKEDKNILEAIIEGEEFDYKKHSQGIGIKSMTYALMEIICEENKVIVRFLLDI; encoded by the coding sequence ATGGATAGAGGATACAAATATCTTGAACATATGTCAGATTTATATATTGAAGCTTATGGAAATAATCTTGAAAAAGCTTTTGAAGAAGCAGCTAAAGCAACATTTAATGCTATTACAGATTTAAATAATGTTTCTCCTATTATTAAGAAAGAAATTATTGTCGATGGATTTGATGAGTATTCTTTACTTTATAATTGGATTGAAAAACTTTTACAAATTTTTGAAATAGAAAATTTTATTCCATGTATTTTTAATATTAAAAGAATCTTTAAGAAAGAAGATAAAAATATTTTAGAAGCTATTATTGAAGGAGAAGAATTTGATTATAAAAAACATTCTCAAGGAATAGGAATAAAATCTATGACTTATGCCTTAATGGAAATAATTTGCGAGGAAAATAAAGTTATTGTTAGATTTCTTTTAGATATATAA
- a CDS encoding DUF488 domain-containing protein, with product MEHQEDKLNIKKIMRNKEIKLWTIGHSNRSLEDFLELLKEHRIKILIDIRRFPTSKIEYFKKEKMEEWLPKNSIEYIWLGEELGGYRYGGYKKYMKTKSFKNGIEKLLEIAKMKRTCIMCMEINPKYCHRRFISNYLEKMNIKVIHIIKKGQMSL from the coding sequence ATGGAGCACCAGGAGGATAAGTTAAACATTAAGAAAATAATGAGAAATAAAGAGATTAAATTATGGACAATTGGACATAGTAATCGTTCATTAGAAGATTTCTTAGAATTATTAAAAGAACATAGAATTAAAATTCTTATTGATATTAGAAGATTTCCAACTTCAAAAATTGAATATTTTAAAAAAGAAAAAATGGAAGAATGGCTTCCAAAAAACAGTATAGAATATATATGGCTTGGCGAGGAGCTTGGTGGATATCGTTATGGAGGATACAAAAAATATATGAAAACTAAATCTTTTAAAAATGGAATAGAAAAACTTCTTGAAATTGCAAAAATGAAAAGAACATGTATTATGTGCATGGAAATTAATCCAAAATATTGTCATCGTAGATTTATTTCAAATTATTTAGAGAAAATGAATATTAAAGTAATTCATATTATTAAGAAGGGACAAATGTCATTATAA
- a CDS encoding ferritin-like domain-containing protein translates to MSSKEELLKFLKEQIKIENEIVDSLNKSLINIENPVVKGTLKGISLDSVKHAEMYASAINLLTGVSKALTQENLDEQTELVKKHIEIEAELIRKINRIIPEIENEKVKFLLNAILLDEERHHALLKKVLEILVRGETITEEEWWEIIWKEVPFHGAPGG, encoded by the coding sequence TTGAGTTCAAAAGAAGAATTATTAAAATTTCTTAAAGAACAAATTAAAATTGAAAATGAAATTGTAGATTCGTTAAACAAATCTTTAATTAACATAGAAAATCCAGTTGTTAAAGGAACTTTGAAAGGAATTTCTTTAGATTCTGTAAAACATGCAGAAATGTATGCTTCAGCTATTAATTTATTAACAGGAGTTTCTAAAGCTCTTACGCAAGAAAATCTTGATGAACAAACAGAACTTGTGAAAAAACATATAGAGATAGAAGCAGAACTTATTAGAAAAATTAATAGAATAATACCTGAAATTGAAAATGAAAAAGTCAAATTCCTTTTAAATGCAATATTATTAGATGAAGAAAGACATCATGCACTTTTAAAAAAAGTTTTAGAAATTCTAGTTAGAGGGGAAACTATAACAGAAGAAGAATGGTGGGAAATTATTTGGAAAGAAGTACCATTCCATGGAGCACCAGGAGGATAA
- the alaE gene encoding L-alanine exporter AlaE — translation MNSTIEKVKNSLLNILSPKVSDIMSSPVITIDKNASIIEALRIMTDNEIGSLIVTRDNEPIGIFTRRDLMEKVLMKNLDLNKTFIYNVMSSPLIGVKINENIVNAIKIMEKNNISRLAIFENNNLKGILTMTDIRLRFSRGYLSPQLILKKWFVDTVAYFIFWTAISTIIQIYIVKLTWQQYIIGSTVGTIATLLFSGFYGRFLDWFRRKFNV, via the coding sequence ATGAATTCTACTATTGAGAAAGTAAAGAATTCTTTATTGAATATACTTTCACCAAAAGTTTCAGATATTATGTCTAGTCCTGTTATTACAATCGATAAAAATGCTTCCATTATAGAAGCATTAAGAATCATGACAGATAATGAAATAGGAAGTTTAATAGTTACTCGTGATAATGAGCCTATTGGAATATTTACTAGAAGAGACTTAATGGAAAAAGTATTGATGAAAAATCTTGATTTAAATAAAACATTCATATATAATGTAATGTCTTCTCCATTAATAGGAGTAAAAATAAATGAGAATATAGTAAATGCTATAAAAATAATGGAGAAAAATAACATATCTAGACTTGCAATATTTGAAAATAATAATCTTAAAGGAATATTAACTATGACAGATATAAGATTAAGATTTTCGAGAGGATATCTATCTCCTCAACTTATTCTAAAAAAATGGTTTGTGGATACTGTAGCATATTTCATTTTTTGGACAGCAATTTCAACAATTATACAAATATACATAGTTAAACTTACATGGCAACAATATATTATAGGATCAACTGTAGGAACAATAGCAACGCTATTATTCAGTGGATTTTATGGTAGATTTTTAGATTGGTTTAGACGAAAGTTTAATGTTTAA
- the fen gene encoding flap endonuclease-1, whose translation MGVYLTPIIIKKIIKIKNLTGWKLAIDANGFLYQFLSLIRLPNGTPLKDKEGKITSHLAGLLFRTTKLLSEYGIEMIFVFDGKPPILKSKEIIKRRELREKATKEWIEALKKKDYAKAFSKAIVSSRLSKEMIEDSKKLLNFMGIPFIQAPGEAEAQAAYLASIGEVNAVESKDYDSLLFGTPKLVRFLTLTGKEFLPSKGIFRKIYPEIIELEKIKEKLGITREQLIDIAILIGTDFNEGIYGIGPKKALKLIKEYGKIENLPNNIRNKVDENFDDIRKIFLNPEINKQYKIEHGIFQEDKIYEFLCNEKGFNEKRVKIAIDRLKKFYDEKMQAKLERWIN comes from the coding sequence ATGGGAGTATATTTAACACCTATAATCATTAAAAAAATAATTAAAATAAAAAATTTAACTGGTTGGAAATTAGCAATAGATGCAAATGGTTTTTTATATCAATTTTTATCATTAATTAGACTTCCAAATGGAACACCTTTAAAAGATAAAGAAGGAAAAATTACATCTCATTTAGCTGGATTATTATTTAGAACTACAAAACTTTTAAGTGAATATGGAATAGAGATGATTTTTGTTTTTGATGGAAAACCTCCAATTTTAAAAAGTAAAGAAATAATTAAAAGAAGAGAATTAAGAGAGAAAGCTACTAAAGAATGGATCGAAGCTTTAAAAAAGAAAGATTATGCAAAAGCTTTTTCTAAAGCAATTGTTTCAAGTAGACTTTCTAAAGAAATGATTGAAGATTCTAAAAAATTACTTAATTTTATGGGAATCCCTTTTATACAAGCTCCAGGAGAAGCTGAAGCACAAGCAGCTTATTTAGCAAGTATTGGAGAAGTTAATGCTGTAGAAAGCAAAGATTATGATAGCTTACTTTTTGGTACTCCAAAACTTGTAAGATTTTTAACTTTAACTGGTAAAGAATTTTTACCTAGTAAAGGAATTTTTAGAAAAATATATCCGGAGATAATAGAATTAGAAAAAATTAAAGAAAAGCTTGGAATAACAAGAGAACAATTAATAGATATAGCTATTTTAATTGGAACAGATTTTAATGAGGGAATATATGGAATTGGGCCAAAAAAAGCTTTAAAATTAATAAAAGAATATGGAAAAATAGAAAATCTTCCAAATAATATAAGAAATAAAGTTGATGAAAATTTTGATGATATTAGAAAAATTTTCTTAAATCCAGAAATCAATAAACAATATAAGATAGAACATGGAATTTTTCAAGAAGATAAAATATACGAATTTCTTTGTAATGAAAAAGGATTTAATGAAAAAAGAGTTAAAATAGCTATAGATAGATTAAAAAAATTTTATGATGAAAAGATGCAAGCAAAATTAGAAAGGTGGATAAACTAA
- the mvk gene encoding mevalonate kinase, whose protein sequence is MENKEIIVSAPGKITLFGEHAVVYGEPAIVASIDKRVYVSIKLRNDNLIKISALDLQVPGIALTFEEDGELTLETDYGKVIKAVSYIKKAIELTSNYIGNHKGAHIIVKSTMPVGAGLGTSAAVAVATIKAYSLALGYDLDNKEIAKIGYTTEKEVQGSASPMDTSIATHGGLLLINPRSEEIISKLDVKIDLPFVIGYVVREGLTAQLVAYVREMKNKMPYIIDPIIKTIGDIVKKAEEAFYKNDLNEIGCLMNINHGLLDALGVSTKKLNEMVYAARSAGALGSKLTGAGGGGCIIALAPNKITEVSTAIKIVGGQVIETELSYKGVREEDKKFI, encoded by the coding sequence ATGGAAAATAAAGAAATAATAGTTTCAGCTCCTGGTAAAATAACTCTTTTTGGAGAACATGCTGTAGTTTATGGAGAACCTGCAATAGTAGCATCAATAGATAAAAGAGTTTATGTTTCAATTAAATTGCGTAACGATAATTTAATAAAGATCAGTGCTCTTGATTTACAAGTTCCAGGCATAGCTTTAACTTTTGAAGAAGATGGAGAATTAACTCTTGAAACAGATTATGGAAAGGTTATAAAAGCTGTAAGTTATATAAAAAAAGCTATAGAATTAACTTCTAATTACATAGGTAATCATAAAGGTGCGCATATAATTGTTAAATCTACAATGCCTGTTGGTGCAGGATTAGGAACAAGCGCAGCAGTTGCTGTTGCAACAATTAAAGCTTATAGCTTAGCATTAGGATATGATCTTGATAATAAAGAAATAGCTAAGATTGGATATACAACAGAAAAAGAAGTACAAGGATCAGCTAGCCCAATGGATACAAGTATAGCTACTCATGGAGGATTACTTTTAATAAATCCTAGAAGTGAAGAAATTATTTCAAAACTTGATGTAAAAATCGATTTACCATTTGTAATAGGATATGTTGTAAGAGAAGGATTAACTGCTCAATTGGTAGCATATGTAAGAGAAATGAAAAATAAAATGCCTTATATTATTGATCCTATAATTAAAACCATAGGAGATATAGTTAAAAAAGCAGAAGAGGCATTTTATAAAAATGATTTAAATGAAATAGGTTGCTTAATGAATATAAACCATGGATTGCTTGATGCTTTAGGAGTTTCTACAAAAAAATTAAATGAAATGGTTTATGCTGCTAGAAGTGCAGGTGCTTTAGGTTCTAAGCTTACAGGGGCTGGTGGAGGAGGATGTATAATAGCTTTAGCACCAAATAAGATTACGGAAGTATCAACAGCAATAAAAATAGTTGGTGGACAAGTAATAGAAACAGAACTTTCATATAAAGGGGTTAGAGAAGAAGATAAAAAATTTATTTAA
- the hmgA gene encoding hydroxymethylglutaryl-CoA reductase (NADPH), which produces MVFLELEKKEILKKVLNGEIPIYKLDELLGDSNLAASIRRDFLNIKLGIKIENLAKNILNLNEIYGRHTENLIGAIQIPVGIAGPLPINGLYAKGNFYIPLATTEGALVASVNRGCSAIAKSGGASAAILNDEMSRAPALKTPSLYHSIKLIEWIKSNFDEIKRAAESTTSHGKLIRIDPFIIGKIVYLRFTYQTGDAMGMNMATKATHEAIKYIKEKNNFIKEVTLSGNVCTDKKVSSINWVLGRGKTVVAEATILREVVEKTLKTTPEAMVEVNYVKNYLGSARAGTIGGHNAHVANVIAGIFIATGQDPAQIMESASALTSLEMDEEGNLYASLFMPSLEVGVVGGGTRLQTQRECLRIMGCEGKGENSGEIAKRFAEIIASAALAGEISLIAALASDDLVKAHEKFGRNKIY; this is translated from the coding sequence TTGGTTTTCTTAGAATTAGAGAAAAAAGAAATTCTTAAAAAAGTTTTAAATGGAGAAATTCCCATCTATAAATTAGATGAGCTTTTAGGAGATAGTAATTTAGCAGCTTCTATAAGACGAGATTTTTTGAATATAAAATTAGGTATTAAAATAGAAAATTTAGCTAAAAATATTTTGAATTTAAATGAAATATATGGAAGACATACAGAAAATTTAATAGGTGCTATTCAAATACCAGTAGGAATAGCTGGACCATTACCAATAAATGGATTATATGCTAAAGGGAATTTTTACATTCCTTTAGCTACTACTGAAGGTGCATTAGTTGCATCTGTTAATCGTGGTTGTTCAGCAATTGCTAAAAGTGGAGGTGCAAGTGCAGCAATATTAAATGATGAAATGAGTAGAGCTCCAGCATTAAAAACACCTTCACTTTATCATTCAATAAAATTAATCGAATGGATTAAATCCAATTTTGATGAAATAAAAAGAGCAGCTGAATCAACTACATCTCATGGTAAACTTATTAGAATAGATCCATTCATAATTGGAAAAATTGTTTATTTAAGATTTACTTATCAAACAGGAGATGCAATGGGTATGAATATGGCTACAAAAGCAACTCATGAAGCTATTAAGTATATAAAAGAAAAAAATAATTTTATAAAAGAAGTTACATTAAGTGGAAATGTTTGTACTGATAAAAAAGTTAGTTCAATAAATTGGGTTTTGGGAAGAGGGAAAACAGTTGTTGCAGAAGCTACTATTTTAAGAGAAGTTGTAGAAAAAACTCTAAAAACAACTCCTGAAGCAATGGTTGAAGTTAATTATGTAAAAAATTATTTAGGCTCAGCTCGTGCAGGCACAATAGGTGGGCACAATGCTCATGTAGCCAATGTTATTGCAGGGATATTCATAGCAACTGGTCAAGATCCAGCGCAAATAATGGAGAGCGCATCTGCTTTAACATCTCTTGAGATGGATGAAGAAGGGAATTTATATGCTTCATTATTTATGCCAAGTTTAGAAGTTGGAGTAGTTGGTGGAGGAACAAGACTTCAAACTCAAAGAGAATGTTTAAGAATAATGGGTTGTGAGGGAAAAGGAGAAAATAGTGGAGAAATTGCTAAAAGATTTGCTGAAATTATTGCTTCAGCAGCTTTAGCTGGAGAAATTTCTTTAATAGCAGCTTTAGCTTCAGATGATTTAGTTAAAGCGCATGAAAAATTTGGAAGAAATAAAATATATTAA